From a region of the Triticum aestivum cultivar Chinese Spring chromosome 7D, IWGSC CS RefSeq v2.1, whole genome shotgun sequence genome:
- the LOC123164498 gene encoding uncharacterized protein: MDAPPAAAAANNVANPPAVAAANPPAPGAAAASAANANAWKKKKKDNKCCMMFLVVGKTFLALLMVALAVNNVANSPAPAAADVALLILWLLSLAMSVVMLVLLCIEK; encoded by the exons ATGGACGCTCCTCCGGCAGCCGCAGCGGCCAACAACGTGGCCAATCCACCGGCAGTGGCGGCGGCCAATCCTCCGGCGCCGGGAGCAGCG GCTGCTTCTGCAGCGAATGCCAAtgcctggaagaagaagaagaaggacaacaAGTGTTGCATGATGTTTCTGGTCGTTGGGAAGACCTTCCTGGCTCTGCTGATGGTAGCTCTTGCAGTGAACAACGTGGCCAATTCTCCGGCGCCGGCAGCAGCG GACGTTGCGCTGCTGATACTTTGGCTCCTCTCTTTGGCGATGAGCGTTGTTATGCTCGTGCTGCTGTGCATCGAAAAGTAG